Within the Candidatus Eisenbacteria bacterium genome, the region TCTCGGCCCCAGCGCCAGTCGGTGATCTCCGGCATGTCGTCGCCGTGCTCGCAGATGTACTGCTCGTGTTCGATCAGCTTGTCGCGGATCGCCTGCTTCGCGTAGGCGGCTCGCGAGCCGAGCTGGGGCAACCGGTCGATCACGTCGGACACGAGGTGAAAGCGGTCCAGGTCGTTTCGCACTGCCATGTCGAACGGCGTCGTCGTCGTTCCCTCTTCCTTGTAGCCGCGAACGTGCAGGTTGGCGTGGTTCGTGCGCCGGTACGTGAGCCGGTGGATCAACCAGGGGTAGCCGTGGAAGGCGAAGATGATCGGCTTGTCCTTGGTGAAGAGCACGTCGAAATCACGATCGCTCAGGCCGTGCGGATGCTCGCTCGACGGCTGGAGCTTCATCAGGTCCACCACGTTGATCACCCGGATCTTCACCTCCGGCACGTGCTGGCGGAGGATGTCGACCGCCGCCAGCGTCTCGAGCGTCGGCACGTCGCCGCAGCAAGCCATCACGACGTCGGGCTCGCTGCCCTTGTCGTTGCTCGCCCACTCCCAGATGCCGAGGCCGGCGGTGCAGTGCTCGATCGCCTGGTGCATCGTCAGCCACACGGGCGCGGGCTGCTTTCCGGCCACGATCACGTTCACGTAGTTGCGGCTCCGCAGGCAGTGGTCGGTCACGCTGAGGAGGCAGTTCGCGTCCGGCGGCAGGTAGACGCGGATCACCTCGGCCTTCTTGTTCACGACGTGGTCGATGAAGCCGGGATCCTGATGGCTGAAGCCGTTGTGATCCTGCCGCCAGACGTGGGACGAGAGGAGGTAGTTGAGCGACGCGATCGACCGGCGCCAGGGAATGTCGTGACACACCTTCAGCCACTTGGCGTGCTGGTTGAACATCGAATCGATGATGTGAATGAACGCTTCGTAGCAGCTGAAGAAGCCGTGGCGGCCCGTCAGGAGATATCCCTCGAGCCACCCCTGGCACTGGTGCTCGCTCAGCACCTCCATCACGCGCCCGTCAGGACTCAGGTGGTCGTCGTCGGGGTAGATCTCGGCCATGTAGCAGCGGGTGGTGACCTCGAGGACGTCCTGCCAGCGGTTCGAGTTGTTCTCGTCGGGACTGAACAGGCGGAAGTTGCTGCTGTCGAGGTTGAGCTTCATGACGTCGCGCAGGAACGTCCCCTGCGCGCGCGTGGCCTCGGCCGTGGCGGCCCCGGGGCTCGGCGTGTCGACGGCATAGCTCCGGAAGTCGGGCAGCTTGAGATCTTTCAGTAAGAGTCCGCCGTTGGCGTGCGGATTGTCGCTCATCCGCCGATGGCCGTTCGGCGCGAGCGCGGCGAGGTCGGGCTCGAGCCGGCCTGCCGCGTCGAACAGCTCCTCCGGCCTGTAGCTCTTCATCCAGCCCTCGAGGATGCGAACGTGCTCCGGCGTGTCCATGTCGGCCATCGGCACCTGATGGGCGCGCCAGTAACCCTCGCATTTCTTGCCGTCGATCTCCTTCGGACAGGTCCAGCCCTTCGGCGTGCGGAGGACGATCATCGGCCAGACCGGCCGCTTCGTGACACCTTTCGTCCGTGCGTCGAGCTGGATCTGCTTGAGGTCGGCCACGACCGCGTCGAGCGTGGCGGCCAGCTCCTGATGCACCTTCACCGGCTCGTCGCCCTCGACGAAGTGCGGCGCGTAGCCATAGCCCTCGAGGAGGCTCTGCAGCTCGCTGCGCGGAATACGCGCGAGGAAGCACGGATTGGCGATCTTGTAGCCGTTCAGATGGAGGATCGGCAGCACCGCGCCGTCGCGCGCCGGGTTCAGGAACTTGTTCGAATGCCAGCCGGTCGCCAGCGGCCCCGTCTCGGCCTCGCCATCACCGACGACGCAGGCGACGATCAGGTCCGGGTTGTCGAAGGCAGCGCCGTGAGCGTGTGACAGGGCGTACCCCAGCTCGCCGCCCTCGTGAATGGAGCCTGGCGTCTCGGGTGCGACGTGACTCGGGATCCCGCCTGGGAAGCTGAACTGCTTGAACAGCTTCTTCATCCCGTCCACGTCCCGGCCGATGCCAGGGTAGACCTCGCTGTACGTGCCTTCGAGGTACGCGTTGGCGACCAGCGATG harbors:
- a CDS encoding phosphoketolase family protein — encoded protein: MRTETGPLSAEELRKTDAYWRAANYLSVGQIYLYDNPLLKEPLERAHVKPRLLGHWGTTPGLNLLYVHLNRVIKKHDLNMIYVIGPGHGGPSLVANAYLEGTYSEVYPGIGRDVDGMKKLFKQFSFPGGIPSHVAPETPGSIHEGGELGYALSHAHGAAFDNPDLIVACVVGDGEAETGPLATGWHSNKFLNPARDGAVLPILHLNGYKIANPCFLARIPRSELQSLLEGYGYAPHFVEGDEPVKVHQELAATLDAVVADLKQIQLDARTKGVTKRPVWPMIVLRTPKGWTCPKEIDGKKCEGYWRAHQVPMADMDTPEHVRILEGWMKSYRPEELFDAAGRLEPDLAALAPNGHRRMSDNPHANGGLLLKDLKLPDFRSYAVDTPSPGAATAEATRAQGTFLRDVMKLNLDSSNFRLFSPDENNSNRWQDVLEVTTRCYMAEIYPDDDHLSPDGRVMEVLSEHQCQGWLEGYLLTGRHGFFSCYEAFIHIIDSMFNQHAKWLKVCHDIPWRRSIASLNYLLSSHVWRQDHNGFSHQDPGFIDHVVNKKAEVIRVYLPPDANCLLSVTDHCLRSRNYVNVIVAGKQPAPVWLTMHQAIEHCTAGLGIWEWASNDKGSEPDVVMACCGDVPTLETLAAVDILRQHVPEVKIRVINVVDLMKLQPSSEHPHGLSDRDFDVLFTKDKPIIFAFHGYPWLIHRLTYRRTNHANLHVRGYKEEGTTTTPFDMAVRNDLDRFHLVSDVIDRLPQLGSRAAYAKQAIRDKLIEHEQYICEHGDDMPEITDWRWGR